The nucleotide window AAGATTGAAGACATTTATACCGTTGACGGTCAACTTAAAGGACACGTTGAGCCGCCAAAACCGATACGAACCTATTTAGACCAAATTCATTGGTATCTAAGAGATTCAAACTGGGAGGCCGATTTTCCGACAAACGCCCAAAAGGCGGCCTGGTTTTTGGAAAAAGAAATCGGTTTAAAACCCGACGGGGTGATTGCTTTGGATTTAGATTTAGTTAAAAACCTCTTAAAGTTAACCGGCCCGGTTAACTTACCCGACTATCAGGAGAAAATTACCGCGGATAATTTATATCTTAAAACTCAAACCTATACGCAGGAGAATTTTTTTCCCGGTTCAACCCAAAAGAAAGATTTTTTAGGTAATTTAGCTAACGCCATTTTTCAAAAAATAATAACTTCTAAAAATTTCCCCTGGTTTGGTTTGAGCCAAGTTTTGGAAGAGTCTTTTGCCCAAAAACACCTTTTCGTCTTTTTAGACAATTATTTAGCCCAAAAAATTGTTCTTGATCAGGGGTGGGGAGGCGAGGTCAAAAAAGCCCCATGTGGCGTTTCCGAAAGTCAGTGTTTCGACGATTATCTTCTGGTTTTGGACGCTAATTTAGGAGTTAACAAGACGAACTATTACCTAAAAAGAGAAATAGAAAAAGAAACGGAATTTAACGAAAAGGAAATAAATTCTCAATTAAGCGTTATTTATAAAAATACCAGCCCGGCCAAGACCCCCTTGGGCGGAGAATACAAAAATTATTTAAGAGTCTTAATGGGGGAAAAGGCGATTGTCGAAAAAATTATGATTGACAATACCGTTTTAGCTCTAGATAAAGATGTTGATAAGGAGGTTAGTTTCGGCAAAAATTCCTTCGGTTTTTTCTTTAAAGTTGCTCCGGGCCAAAAGGTCAAGGTGGAGATTTTAAGTAAAATTCCCCTTACCCAGCCAATTGATAAATTAACTTACCGACTTTTGGTTCAAAAGCAAGCCGGAACGGTTGAGGACCCGTTAACGCTTAAGTTCTCCGGCACACGGCCCATTAAAGAAACAGACTTTTCCTCTCTTGCCAAGAATGGCGGGATCAGTTATAATACGAATCTGTTAATCGATCGTTTTTTTATGGTCAAGCTTAAATAAAAAATGGAAAAACATAAATTAGAATCTCAAAAAAGAAAAATCAGCGGCCGCAAAGTTAAAACCCTGCGACAACAGGGACTTTTACCGGCTAATATTTTCGGCAAAGAAATTAAGTCTTTAGCCATTCAGGTTCCCGTTAAAGCTTTTATGCAGGTTTATCAAAAAGCCGGGGAAACGGGGATTATTGATTTGTCAGTAGGCGACGGAGAAGCGCATCCGGTTTTGGTCCACAACTTACAAATTCATCCGGTTACCAGCCAGCCGCTCCATGTGGATTTTCACCGCGTCAATTTAACCGAAAAAGTTAAAGCCATGGTGCCGGTTGTTACTGTCGGTGAAGCGCCGGCGGTTGAGCAAAAAATTGGTTTGCTTTTGACGCCGGTTAACGAAATTGAAGTCGAGGCCTTGCCTACGGATTTGCTGGAAAAAATCGAGGTTGACGTAACACTTTTAAAAGAAGTCGAACAGGAAATTAAAGTTAAAGACCTTAAAGTTTCTGATAAAGTGACTCTTTTGGCCGAACCAGAATTGGTGGTGGTTAAAGTCGGTTCGCTTGTTACCGAAGAAACGAAGAAAATGCTTGAAGAAGAGAAAGCCGCCGCCGAAGCCGCTTCAGCCGAAGCCGCCGCCGAAAAAGGCGAAGTTCCGGCCGGAGAAGCATCGCCAGCAGAAGCGACCCAGGCACCTGCGGAAGAAGCTAAACCAGAAGAGGCAAAAAAGGAAGAAGCCAAGTAATATTGTCTTAGATTATAAATATCTAGACTTACTTAATTATTTCTTCTAATTTTCTTGCGGGTTCGAAGTTGGGGTCAAGATTGAGGGCTTTATCAAGATAAAGTTTGGCCTTTTCTTTTTCGTATATTTGATAATTTA belongs to Patescibacteria group bacterium and includes:
- a CDS encoding 50S ribosomal protein L25; its protein translation is MEKHKLESQKRKISGRKVKTLRQQGLLPANIFGKEIKSLAIQVPVKAFMQVYQKAGETGIIDLSVGDGEAHPVLVHNLQIHPVTSQPLHVDFHRVNLTEKVKAMVPVVTVGEAPAVEQKIGLLLTPVNEIEVEALPTDLLEKIEVDVTLLKEVEQEIKVKDLKVSDKVTLLAEPELVVVKVGSLVTEETKKMLEEEKAAAEAASAEAAAEKGEVPAGEASPAEATQAPAEEAKPEEAKKEEAK